The following DNA comes from Heptranchias perlo isolate sHepPer1 chromosome 42, sHepPer1.hap1, whole genome shotgun sequence.
TCAGGACGAGGCCTCGCCCGCCCGCCTTGACGGGAAGAACGTGACGTGCGTGGCCAGGCACGAGGTGGAGACCAAAAGCTGCAGCATCGCACCAGGTACGGGCTTGGAGTTACAAcggcaacgacttgcatttatatagcgcctttgaacgTACTAAAACCCCCCCCAAGGAGCGTCAACCAGACAAAAAATTGGACACCCGAGCCACATATGTAGCCgggcaggttttaagcagcgtcttaaaggaggagagagagagagaggcggagaggtttagggagggaattccagagctcggggcccaggcagctgaaggcacggccgccaatggtggagcgatgggaatcggggggatgcgcgagaggccggaatgggaggagcgcagagatctcggagggtcgtaggggctggaggagggtttcagAGATACCGGGATTAACTCTGAGCGAGGTATTTACTCTTTTTTTTGGTTGGATTTTGGAGTAGGTAGGCCCATTGACTTGTGTGCAAGGTCCAAATTCTCTCTCCTACACACTCGTGCGAGATTAGAAAGTGTTTAGTCACGATGCTGCAGCCTTTATGATGTCTGGGGCAcgctgatcttttcctgcccgtcattttagTTCGTTCCTCCTCCCTGTATCCTGAAGACACATCGTAATCTTAACTCTTTCCCTTACCCTTCCTTCTACAACCTATCTGAGGTTAAAAACCCAATCTTGTCATTCTAACCACCACCTCTACACATACAGCAGCTTCCCCCCTATTCTCATAgtgccctggggccaatatttatccctcaaccaacatcactgaacaaaaaaaaacagatgatctggtcatttatcgccttgccaattgtgggatcttgctgtgcgcaaattggtttccgacattacaacagtgagcgcacttcaaaaagtacttaactggctgtaaagcgctttgggacgtcctgaggtggtgaaaggcgccatataaatgcaagttagttcgTTTATTCGAGCTGCGATCTGACACAGAGACAGTAGAGTTTGACCTGGCCGCCCTCTGACTTGTGCTGTACTGTTCCGTCGCTACGCGGCTCGATGCCCTGTTTGCTTTATTGATTAGGCGAGACCTTTCGCCCTCTCGACTCGTTGAGAGCAAACTCGCTAAGCACCTCTGCTGAGAGAGGAGCTTCAGGCGCCCACTATTAATCCCATGTCGTCGTTTCAGGGCCAACTCAACCgtagaaacatacagcacagaaggaggccattcggcccatcgtggcctgtgccggctctttgaaagagctatatccgattaatcccattcccttgctctttccccgtagccctgcaaagtatttttccaattccccttttgaaagttattattcaatctgcttccaccgccctttcaggcagcgcattccagatcagaacaactcgctgcgtaaaaaaacattctcctcatctccccctcttttgccgattatcttcaatctgtgtcctctggttcccgaccctcctgccactggaaacagtttctccttatttactctatcgaaacccctcatgattttgaacacctcgattaaatctccccttaaccttctctgctctaagtagaaGGAATAAAATGAAGACGGAGCTGAGCACCCATTCCCTCACTCCTTGTTTTCCTTACCCCGCAGTGTCTCCGATCGTCGTCCCGTCGCGGCTGGTTGCCGCGGAGACGCAGGGtggcgccacggtgaccttgagGTGCAGGGTCACTTCGAACCCATCCCCCGTCGTCCGCTGGTACAAGGAGCAGAGGCGGCTAACGAGCGGGAGTAAGTTCGTCATCGCAGCCAGCGGGACCGAGATGACCATCCGGAATTTTACTTTAGGGAGCGACGTCGGGAACTATAGCTGTTCCTGCAGCAACCCTCTGGGAGTCAGCGCTCGCACCCTGGCTCTGACAGGTAGGACCCGACTCTCAGCGAGAGACAGCCGTttgagaattacatcgaatttacagcacagaaacaggccattcggcccaactggtctatcccggtgtttatgctccacacgagcctcctccctccccacttcatctcaccctatcaccatatccttctattcctttctccctcatgtgtttatccagcttccccttaaatccatctacactattcacctcaactactccttgtgggagcgagttccacattctcaccactctctgggtaaagaagtttctcctgaattccctattggatttattagtgactatcttatatttatggccccctagttctggtctcccccacaagtggaaacatctttctgtacatcttcataattttaaagacctctatcaggtcgcccctcagccttctcttatcgcgagaaaaaagccccagcctgttcagtctttcctgatagttataacctctcagttctggtgtcatccttgttaatcttttttgcaccttctccagtgcctctgtatcctttttataatatgagaccagaactgttcacagtgctccaagtgtggtccaaccaaggtatatggagaccagaactgtgcacagtgctccaagtgtggtctaaccaaggtatatggagaccagaactgtgcacagtgctccaagtgtggtctaaccaaggtatatggagaccagaactgtgcacagtgctccaagtgtggtccaaccaaggtatatggaggccagaactgtgcccagtgctccaagtgtggtctaaccaaggtatatggagaccagaactgtgcacagtgctccaagtgtggtctaaccaaggtatatggagaccagaactgtgcacagtgctccaagtgtggtctaaccaaggtttcacAATTATTCTATGAAAACTGCTCGTATAGAGATAAATAAAATTATTGGTTGGATGGGtagaagggagggtgggagagagagagaggatgggagggaagggagcaagagagagggggggagggatagAGCGAGGGAAGGAGGTTGgaatggatggagggagggatggatggagggagggatggatggaggaagggaTGAAGGGAGGGctggaaggagggagggatagatGGAAGGAggaagggatggatggatggatggagtgagggaggaaggaaggtgggatggatggagtgagggaggaggggggaaggatagatggatggagtgagggagggagggatggagtgagggaggagggggggaaggatagatggatggagtgagggagggaggaaggagtgagggatggatggatggatggagtgagggaggagggagggagggatggatggaaggcgggagggagggagggatggatcgGGACTGAAGGGGGTTTGGTTGCCATGGAATTGAATCAGGAGCGGAGGGGAAATTGAGAGGGGGGTTGTGTGGTGGGAAGAATGAAACAATATTTTGCTGACATTCCACCGTCTCCCCACAGTGCCCGTGATCTCCGACATGGTGGTGACCCGTCTCAACGCGACCACAGTCGTCGTCTCATGGGCCGTGCGCGACTCTGACATCGTGACCTCGTTCCTGGTCCAGTTGCGGGCGGGGGCGCAGAGGTCACTGGCCaagagctcctcctcctcctcctcctcctcctcctccgactggCGGACTGAGAGGGTGGCGGCAATGGACGACCGCTCGGCCACCGTGTCCCGTCTATGGGAGGAGCAGGGCTACTCTTTCCGGGTGGTGCCGGTAACGGGATTGGCGGAGGGACCCCCCTCGGAGGCGCAGTCCGTTGCCCCTACTGTCGATCGTAAGTCGTTCGTCtagaagaacgtaagaaataggagcaggagtaggccattcggcccctcgagcctgccccgccattcaatcagatcgaggctgatcttcgacctcaactccactttcccgcccgatccccgtatcccttgattccccgagagtccaaaatatcaatcgatctcagtcttgaatatactcaacgactgagcatccacagccctctggggtagagaattccaaagattcacaaccctctgagtgaagaaattcctcctcatctcagtcttgaatggctgaccccttatcctgagactatgccccctggttctagactctccggccaggggaaacagcctctcagcatctaccctgtgaagccccttcagaatcttatatgtttcaatgagatcacctctcattcttctgaactccagagagtacaggcccattctactcaacctctcctcataggacaaccctctcatcccaggaattaatctaatgaaccttcgatgcaccgcctctaaggcaagtatatccttccttcgataaggagaccaaaactgtacgcagtactccaggtgaggtctcaccaaagccctgtacaattggagtaagacttcctcactcttgtactccgacCAAAACTGTCAGAGCCAAAGCTTCTCAGCGAGGTCACTCGGGAAAAAGCTGGCCAATCTGACCCAGGACTGAAGGAGCCTGCGTTGGTCTGGCTTTGGCCTGTTACATTGCTGCGGGGCAGTCCATTCCAATACTGCTTGAGTGCAATCCATTCCACGTTTTAGTGTTGGACACTCTCATTCCGCTCCCTCCAGTCTCCTCTTCTTCCATGTTTTGTGACGGAGAgcggaaagaaagaatttgcatttctgtagcgcctttcaccacctcagatcgtcccaaagcgcttcgcagccaatgaaggacttttatttttgaagtgtggtcactgttgtaatgcagggaaacgcggcagccaatctgcgcacagcaagatcccacaaacagcccatGTGATGATGTCTGTGTCGTTATCAGAGCTCGAAGATTAATATTGCTTCttacccggtgtcctggggccaatatttatcccttagccaacatcacttataaaaaaacagatgatctggtcatttatcacatcgctgtttgtgggatcttgctgtgcgcaaattggctgccgcgtttcctacattacaacagtgacgacacttcaaaaaaagtatttcattggctgtaaagcactttgggacgtcgtgaGGTCCTATATCACTGTTGACCCTATATATAGACCGGGCCTGTTCCTATAGCACTGTTGACCCTATATATAGATCTGGCCTGTTCCTATAGCACTGTTGACCCTATATATAGACCGGGCCTGTTCCTATATCACTGTTGACCCTATATATAGACCGGGCCTGTTCCTATATCACTGTTGAACCTATATATAGATCTGGCCTGTTCCTATAGCACTGTTGACCCTATATATAGACCGGGCCTGTTCCTATATCACTGTTGACCCTATATATAGACCGGGCCTGTTCCTATATCACTGTTGACCCTATATATAGACCGGGCCTGTTCCTATAGCACTGTTGACCCTATATATAGACCGGGCCTGTTCCTATAGTACCGGTGAACCTATATATAGACCGGGCCTGTTCCTATATCACTGTTGACCCTATATATAGACCGGGCCTGTTCCTATAGTACCGGTGAACCTATATATAGACCGGGCCTGTTCCTATATCACTGTTGACCCTATATATAGACCGGGCCTGTTCCTATATCACTGTTGACACTATATATAGACCGGGCCTGTTCCTATATCACTGTTCACCCTATATATAGACCGGGCCTGTTCCTATAGCACTGTTGACCCTATATATAGACCGGGCCTGTTCCTATATCACTGTTGACCCTATATATAGACCGGGCCTGTTCCTATATCACTGTTGACCCTATATATAGACCGGGCCTGTTCCTATATCACTGTTGAACCTATATATAGACCGGGCCTGTTCCTATATCACTGTTGACCCTATATATAGACCGGGCCTGTTCCTATATCACTGTTGAACCTATATATAGACCGGGCCTGTTCCTATATCACTGTTGACCCTATATATAGACCGGGCCTGTTCCTATATCACTGTTGACCCTATATATAGACCGGGCCTGTTCCTATATCACTGTTGAACCTATATATAGACCGGGCCTGTTCCTATATCACTGTTGAACCTATATATAGACCAGGCCTGTTCCTATATCACTGTTGAACCTATATATAGACCGGGCCTGTTCCTATAGCACTGTTGAGCCTATATATAGACCGGGCCTGTTCCTATATCACTGTTGAGCCTATATATAGACCGGGCCTGTTCCTATATCACTGTTGACCCTATATATAGACCGGGCCTGTTCCTACAGTACTGTTGACCCTATATATAGACCGGGCCTGTTCCTATAGTACTGTTGACCCTATATATAGACCGGGCCTGTTCCTACATCACTGTTGACCCTATATATAGACCGGGCCTGTTCCTACATCACTGTTGACCCTATATATAGACCGGGCCTGTTCCTACATCACTGTTGACCCTATATATAGACCGGGCCTGTTCCTACATCACTGTTGACCCTATATATAGACCGGGCCTGTTCCTATAGCACTGTTGACCCTATATATAGACCGGGCCTGTTCCTATAGTACTGTTGACCCTATATATAGACCGGGCCTGTTCCTATAGCACTGTTGACCCTATATATAGACCGGGCCTGTTCCTATATCACTGTTGAACCTATATATAGACCGGGCCTGTTCCTATATCACTGTTGAACCTATATATAGACCGGGCCTGTTCCTATAGCACTGTTGACTCTATATATAGACCGGGCCTGTTCCTATAGCACTGTTGACTCTATATATAGACCGGGCCTGTTCCTATAGCACTGTTGACCCTATATATAGACTGGGCCTGTTCCTATATCACTGTTGACCCTATATATGGACTGGGCCTGTTCCTATATCACTGTTGACCCTTTATATAGACCGGGCCTGTTCCTATATCACTGTTGACCCTATATATAGACCGGGCCTGTTCCTATATCACTGTTGACCCGAAATATAGACCGGGCCTGTTCCTATAGCACTGTTGACCCTATATATAGACCGGGCCTGTTCCTATAGTACTGTTGACCCTATATATAGACCGGGCCTGTTCCTATAGCACTGTTGACCCTATATATAGACCGGGCCTGTTCCTATAGCACTGTTGACCCTATATATAGACCGGGCCTGTTCCTATAGCACTGTTGACCCTATATATAGACTGGGCCTGTTCCTATATCACTGTTGACCCTATGTATAGACCGGGCCTGTTCCTATATCACTGTTGACCCTATATATAGACCGGGCCTGTTCCTATAGTACTGTTGACCCTATATATAGACCGGGCCTGTTCCTATAGCACTGTTGACCCTATATATAGACCGGGCCTGTTCCTATAGTACTGTTGACCCTATATATAGACTGGGCCTGTTCCTATATCACTGTTGACCCTATAT
Coding sequences within:
- the LOC137306221 gene encoding V-set and immunoglobulin domain-containing protein 10-like isoform X1 codes for the protein MSQRVLTISELPPEMPSCSMVAIENNNALQFSCAWPGGFPNARIRWVGLSRNVSADSQLVQDEASPARLDGKNVTCVARHEVETKSCSIAPVSPIVVPSRLVAAETQGGATVTLRCRVTSNPSPVVRWYKEQRRLTSGSKFVIAASGTEMTIRNFTLGSDVGNYSCSCSNPLGVSARTLALTVPVISDMVVTRLNATTVVVSWAVRDSDIVTSFLVQLRAGAQRSLAKSSSSSSSSSSSDWRTERVAAMDDRSATVSRLWEEQGYSFRVVPVTGLAEGPPSEAQSVAPTVDRRLSIGAIAGIVVGCVAGALLMLLLVGCLLKRQYEKKKEAREKKQSPNGERVNQRNDQYANFQRAPYGMETGMPPRLDRPESSLHRSVSNKTDLTAQEWGGQSSTCPRTPYANEPFAFVNHKNLEHSRQERLSVNSELPHSSPAQPPIKSSTLARQKRLATMV
- the LOC137306221 gene encoding V-set and immunoglobulin domain-containing protein 10-like isoform X2 is translated as MSQRVLTISELPPEMPSCSMVAIENNNALQFSCAWPGGFPNARIRWVGLSRNVSADSQLVQDEASPARLDGKNVTCVARHEVETKSCSIAPVSPIVVPSRLVAAETQGGATVTLRCRVTSNPSPVVRWYKEQRRLTSGSKFVIAASGTEMTIRNFTLGSDVGNYSCSCSNPLGVSARTLALTVPVISDMVVTRLNATTVVVSWAVRDSDIVTSFLVQLRAGAQRSLAKSSSSSSSSSSSDWRTERVAAMDDRSATVSRLWEEQGYSFRVVPVTGLAEGPPSEAQSVAPTVDRRLSIGAIAGIVVGCVAGALLMLLLVGCLLKRQYEKKKEAREKKQSPNGERVNQRNDQYANFQRAPYGMETGMPPRLDRPESSLHRSVSNKTDLPHSSPAQPPIKSSTLARQKRLATMV